One window of Candidatus Nitrospira kreftii genomic DNA carries:
- a CDS encoding Endonuclease III gives MRRDQIHAAVQLVRQEVNRWQEPVLGVVAKQSDRNPFLILISCLLSLRTKDKTTREASDRLFAMARNPASMLKLPLKKIERAIYPVGFYRTKAKSIHQICRRLIETYEGTVPDSIDELVTLPGVGRKTANLVVTVGFQKPGICVDVHVHRISNRWGYIKTKTPEESEQALRRKLPKQYWITYNDLLVPYGQNLCLPISPWCSTCKLADLCDRVGVKKSR, from the coding sequence ATGCGCCGGGATCAAATCCATGCGGCTGTCCAACTGGTCAGGCAAGAGGTGAACCGGTGGCAAGAGCCGGTCCTTGGAGTTGTCGCCAAGCAATCCGACCGGAATCCTTTTCTGATCCTCATCTCCTGTCTCCTGAGCCTTCGCACCAAAGACAAAACAACCAGAGAAGCCAGTGATAGGCTGTTCGCAATGGCGCGCAACCCGGCTTCCATGCTGAAACTGCCCCTCAAAAAGATCGAACGGGCGATTTATCCAGTCGGATTCTACCGAACCAAGGCCAAATCCATTCATCAGATTTGCCGCCGGTTGATAGAGACATATGAAGGAACGGTACCCGATTCTATTGACGAGCTCGTGACTCTCCCGGGGGTTGGAAGAAAGACCGCAAATCTGGTTGTTACCGTCGGATTTCAGAAGCCGGGGATCTGTGTCGATGTGCATGTCCATCGCATCAGTAATCGGTGGGGCTATATCAAAACGAAGACGCCGGAAGAATCGGAACAGGCTCTCAGGCGCAAACTACCCAAACAGTACTGGATCACCTATAACGATCTCCTTGTGCCCTATGGACAGAATCTGTGCCTCCCGATTTCGCCATGGTGTAGCACCTGCAAGCTGGCCGACCTATGCGATCGCGTAGGGGTCAAGAAATCTCGTTGA
- a CDS encoding hypothetical protein (conserved protein of unknown function), translating into MIATQIEPTTTLAQLQESKPDRVTIVLLSGDLDRAMAAFIIATGAAAMGMRVTVFFTFWGLNAIRKRGAPSSAKDWLRRMFGLLNKGGADMLPLSRFHFGGLGTKMMQKVMKQNRMPGVPELMQTALDLGVRFIACTTTMGLMGITKDTLIDGIDQFAGVTTYLAEAKHGSVNLFI; encoded by the coding sequence ATGATTGCGACGCAAATAGAACCGACCACGACATTAGCACAGCTGCAAGAATCAAAACCTGACCGAGTGACGATTGTATTGCTGAGCGGTGACCTGGATCGCGCGATGGCGGCGTTTATCATCGCCACGGGCGCTGCCGCCATGGGCATGCGTGTGACGGTATTTTTTACATTTTGGGGACTGAACGCCATCCGAAAAAGGGGTGCACCAAGCTCGGCAAAAGATTGGCTCCGACGGATGTTTGGCCTGCTCAATAAGGGCGGTGCCGACATGCTCCCATTGTCCCGCTTCCACTTCGGTGGGCTGGGCACCAAGATGATGCAGAAGGTGATGAAGCAAAATCGGATGCCCGGCGTGCCCGAGTTGATGCAAACAGCCCTCGATTTGGGCGTGCGGTTTATCGCCTGCACCACGACGATGGGGCTCATGGGTATCACCAAAGACACGCTGATCGACGGGATCGATCAATTCGCCGGCGTGACGACGTATCTGGCGGAAGCCAAACACGGCAGTGTCAACCTGTTCATCTGA
- a CDS encoding putative 37.6 kDa protein in cld 5'region, with product MSENQSPILVTGTAGFIGFHVANRLLDRGEHVIGLDNLNDYYDVRLKEARLAQLRTRDQFNFVKLDLANRQGMRDLFADRTIRRVVHLAAQAGVRYSLENPHAYTESNIEGFLNILEGCRHAEMDHLVYASSSSVYGGNTHMPFSIHDNVDHPVSLYAASKKANELMAHCYAHLYRLPCTGLRFFTVYGPWGRPDMALYIFTKAILEGKPIEVFNEGKMKRDFTYVDDIVDGIIRTLDHPATTNAAWSGDKPDPGTSLAPARIYNIGNHQPVELLRFIEVLENALGRKAEKKLMPMQPGDVPATYADIDDLTRDVGFKPTTPIEVGIPRFVKWYREFYRI from the coding sequence ATGAGCGAGAATCAGTCTCCCATTCTTGTCACAGGCACCGCGGGCTTTATTGGATTTCACGTGGCCAATCGCCTGCTGGACAGAGGAGAGCATGTCATCGGCCTTGATAATCTTAATGACTATTATGATGTCCGATTAAAAGAGGCGCGCCTTGCGCAGTTGAGGACGCGAGACCAATTCAACTTCGTCAAGCTCGACCTAGCCAACCGACAAGGCATGCGTGACCTCTTCGCTGACAGAACGATACGGCGCGTCGTTCATCTCGCAGCTCAAGCGGGCGTCCGCTATTCTCTCGAGAACCCTCACGCCTATACGGAAAGCAACATCGAAGGATTCTTGAACATTTTGGAAGGCTGTCGGCATGCCGAGATGGATCATCTCGTCTATGCGTCCTCCAGTTCCGTTTACGGCGGCAATACCCACATGCCGTTTTCCATTCATGACAATGTCGATCATCCCGTCTCGCTCTATGCCGCCAGCAAAAAAGCCAACGAGCTGATGGCCCACTGTTATGCACATCTATATCGACTACCCTGCACGGGCCTTCGGTTTTTTACCGTCTATGGGCCTTGGGGCAGACCCGATATGGCCCTGTACATCTTTACGAAAGCCATCTTGGAAGGGAAACCCATTGAGGTCTTCAATGAAGGAAAGATGAAACGCGATTTCACCTATGTGGACGACATCGTCGACGGCATTATTCGGACACTCGATCATCCAGCAACAACCAACGCGGCATGGTCAGGCGATAAACCAGATCCAGGAACCAGCCTGGCTCCGGCGAGAATCTATAATATCGGCAATCACCAGCCGGTTGAACTACTGCGCTTCATCGAAGTCCTGGAGAATGCACTGGGGAGAAAAGCGGAGAAGAAGCTGATGCCGATGCAACCTGGAGATGTGCCCGCCACTTATGCCGATATTGATGATTTGACCAGGGATGTCGGATTTAAGCCGACCACCCCGATCGAAGTAGGTATTCCCCGTTTTGTGAAGTGGTATCGCGAGTTCTATAGAATATGA
- a CDS encoding 30S ribosomal protein S21: protein MEIKVFNNNVEKALKVAKKKLAGEGLFRELKRRRFYEKPSVRKKAKQREAQRRRQKWLSKRRPE, encoded by the coding sequence ATGGAAATCAAGGTTTTTAACAACAACGTTGAAAAAGCCCTCAAGGTTGCCAAAAAGAAATTGGCGGGAGAGGGTTTGTTCCGCGAGCTAAAGCGCCGTCGTTTCTATGAGAAGCCCAGCGTCAGGAAGAAGGCCAAACAACGCGAAGCGCAGAGACGTCGACAAAAGTGGCTCTCCAAGCGGAGACCGGAATAA
- a CDS encoding hypothetical protein (conserved exported protein of unknown function) — protein sequence MGFHRPYFVGLLLLFEVMSVVCGSFAGAADHNSEVENDLQIEVTRKGVGKQVVLAQGVKEWFMLIDVTPENAVVIRQEKEHDRYLVDESETHDRPMTAAEVDEAISAYVNSVKALARKK from the coding sequence ATGGGTTTTCACCGGCCTTATTTCGTGGGGTTATTGCTCCTTTTTGAGGTGATGTCGGTGGTCTGTGGATCATTTGCAGGCGCCGCAGACCACAACAGTGAGGTTGAAAACGATCTTCAGATCGAGGTGACGAGAAAAGGAGTCGGGAAACAGGTCGTCCTTGCACAAGGGGTGAAAGAATGGTTCATGCTGATCGATGTGACTCCTGAGAACGCGGTCGTCATCAGACAGGAGAAGGAACACGATCGATATCTTGTCGATGAAAGTGAGACCCATGATCGTCCGATGACTGCTGCGGAAGTCGACGAGGCCATTTCTGCCTACGTGAACAGCGTGAAAGCCCTCGCACGGAAGAAGTAA
- a CDS encoding Sodium:proton exchanger, translated as MTDYGVLGNLLFIYTVSIAVVFVFHQFRLPSIAGFLVAGALIGPHGLNLISDIETVQVLAEIGIVLLLFTIGIEFSLKHLASLRRLLLIAAPIQVGGVIAIALLGGLVAGLPAPQAIFWGFLLSLSSTAIVLKALAASGESDSPHGRATIGILVFQDLAVVPMILLTPILASPNDGALSSVLLTLGKSILVVGCIVAGAWFAVPKLLEHIVRSRSRELFLLTIIVLCLGIAWLTSLGGLSLALGAFIAGLVISESEYSHQAIAEVLPFRDSFNSLFFVSIGILMDWRILLEYPILVVGLLILVLLVKFVAGVGAVLAASLPPRAAVMTGIALAQVGEFSFILAQVGQDNNLLSGAPYQIFLAVSVCSMIITPFLMQLSPHLGRRVEAMQRLLHWFPGQTTAHVLEAEGRHLRIKDHVIIVGYGLNGRNLARVLGETEVPYIALDLDGDTVRREAAHGLPLYYGDATNPNVLRHVKIEDARVLVVAISDPFMARRAVQVARSLSPKVHIVVRTRYLRELEELHQLGADDVVPEEFETSIEIFALVLRTYNMPQDFVMRKAEQVRREGYALLRRSELPELAHHLRGGTLADVEVETCRIEEHSPAAGKTLLQLALRPRTGASIIALTRGGVTESNPSEKTKLLVGDIVVLLGSRDEIQRAMGFILASEPEV; from the coding sequence ATGACCGACTATGGTGTCCTGGGAAATTTACTCTTTATTTACACGGTGTCTATTGCCGTTGTCTTTGTCTTTCACCAATTTCGGCTGCCTTCGATCGCTGGATTTCTTGTTGCCGGAGCATTGATCGGTCCACACGGGCTGAACCTCATTTCCGATATTGAGACCGTGCAAGTCCTAGCGGAAATTGGGATTGTCTTACTGCTCTTCACGATCGGCATCGAATTCTCGCTGAAACACTTGGCTTCGCTTCGCCGGCTACTCCTCATCGCCGCTCCGATACAAGTCGGAGGCGTCATTGCCATAGCCTTACTAGGTGGGTTAGTAGCTGGTTTGCCGGCCCCACAAGCAATCTTCTGGGGATTTCTGCTCTCGCTCAGCAGCACCGCCATCGTATTGAAAGCGTTGGCGGCCAGCGGAGAGAGTGATTCACCGCATGGACGGGCCACCATCGGCATTCTGGTGTTCCAAGATTTGGCCGTGGTTCCCATGATCTTGCTCACACCCATTCTAGCCAGCCCCAACGATGGTGCCTTGAGTTCTGTGTTACTCACGTTGGGCAAATCCATCCTAGTCGTCGGTTGCATTGTCGCAGGCGCATGGTTCGCTGTTCCGAAGCTCCTAGAGCATATTGTTCGCAGCAGAAGCCGCGAGCTCTTCCTCTTGACGATCATTGTCTTGTGCCTCGGCATTGCCTGGCTCACATCACTCGGAGGGCTTTCCCTGGCCCTAGGTGCCTTCATCGCCGGACTCGTGATTTCCGAGTCCGAGTACAGCCATCAAGCCATCGCCGAAGTGCTGCCCTTTCGGGATAGTTTCAATAGCCTCTTCTTCGTCTCAATCGGCATCCTGATGGATTGGCGTATCTTGTTGGAATACCCCATTCTGGTAGTCGGCCTCTTGATTCTTGTCCTTCTCGTGAAGTTCGTCGCCGGGGTCGGAGCTGTGCTGGCTGCATCCTTACCCCCACGCGCCGCCGTGATGACCGGTATCGCCCTGGCACAGGTGGGTGAATTCAGTTTTATCCTGGCTCAGGTGGGTCAGGATAACAACCTCCTGTCCGGAGCGCCCTACCAGATCTTTCTGGCCGTCTCGGTATGCTCGATGATCATCACGCCGTTCCTCATGCAGCTATCGCCGCATCTCGGTCGTCGAGTCGAGGCCATGCAACGACTCCTCCATTGGTTTCCTGGACAAACGACGGCGCATGTACTGGAAGCAGAAGGGCGGCATCTCCGGATCAAAGACCATGTCATTATCGTGGGGTATGGGTTAAACGGGCGCAATCTGGCTCGGGTCTTGGGAGAGACGGAGGTCCCTTACATCGCATTAGATTTGGACGGCGATACCGTACGCCGGGAAGCCGCGCACGGCCTTCCGCTCTACTATGGCGATGCCACCAACCCGAATGTTTTGAGGCACGTGAAGATCGAAGATGCACGGGTTCTGGTCGTCGCGATCTCCGACCCCTTTATGGCTCGGCGGGCGGTACAGGTCGCGCGAAGTCTGAGCCCCAAGGTCCATATCGTCGTACGAACCCGCTACTTGCGGGAATTGGAAGAACTGCACCAGCTTGGAGCCGACGATGTGGTACCTGAAGAATTTGAGACATCAATCGAGATCTTTGCGCTGGTATTACGTACCTACAACATGCCGCAGGACTTCGTCATGCGTAAGGCTGAGCAGGTACGTCGGGAGGGATACGCGCTCCTCCGCCGAAGCGAGCTCCCCGAACTGGCGCACCACCTTCGCGGTGGCACCTTGGCTGATGTGGAAGTCGAAACGTGTCGGATTGAAGAACATTCCCCAGCGGCCGGCAAGACGCTCCTCCAACTCGCGCTACGCCCGAGGACAGGTGCATCCATTATTGCCTTGACCAGAGGCGGCGTGACGGAATCCAATCCATCGGAAAAAACCAAACTCCTGGTCGGCGATATCGTCGTCCTGCTTGGATCCCGCGATGAGATCCAGCGCGCAATGGGGTTTATCCTTGCTAGTGAACCGGAAGTGTAG
- a CDS encoding Glutamate formimidoyltransferase produces MDQIIECVPNFSEGRNRATIQALIEAVTSTAGVALLDHSMDPDHHRAVLTFCGTPEAIVEAAFRATRVATDLIDLRKHVGVHPRVGATDVVPFIPIRGTTMQDCVQLAKQLGERVGRELEIPVFLYEHAAAHPDHARLETIRRGGLEGVAFRMASDPDWKPDFGPPRLHQSAGAMAIGARPPLIAYNVNLCSRDVDTALSIARVIRHSSGGLLHLKAIGVELTSRGMVQIAMNLTDYQVTPIHTAFQAVKTEAEKRGIEVTGSELVGLVPQIALDQAAAASLKLDRFDSRQILETRIAETMLRKAEAEPTLSGFLAAIAEAKPTPAGGSVAALVGALAASLGVMGARLSQQSDSTVRLLELSRQLHRLIQEDSDAYSRLSDAYKIPRPHPDWPRAISMALQRATEIPLEIAEVACEVGRYLHALREKVKPAVRSDLTVGLTMAIAASQAGLSTANTNINALINHKVMNTFQAKMAKATANLDELKGLC; encoded by the coding sequence ATGGATCAAATCATCGAGTGTGTCCCCAACTTCAGTGAAGGTCGGAATCGAGCGACGATTCAGGCCCTGATCGAAGCCGTCACGTCAACAGCGGGTGTCGCGCTGTTGGACCACTCGATGGACCCGGACCACCACCGCGCGGTGTTGACGTTCTGCGGAACCCCCGAGGCAATCGTCGAGGCCGCTTTTCGTGCCACTCGGGTCGCGACTGATCTCATTGATCTGCGAAAACATGTCGGTGTGCATCCCCGAGTAGGAGCAACCGACGTGGTGCCGTTTATCCCGATCAGAGGCACAACCATGCAGGACTGCGTCCAGCTCGCGAAGCAGCTGGGGGAAAGAGTCGGACGCGAGCTCGAAATCCCCGTTTTCTTGTACGAGCATGCGGCAGCTCATCCCGACCATGCCAGGCTGGAAACGATCAGACGAGGCGGACTTGAAGGTGTGGCTTTCCGCATGGCTTCCGACCCAGATTGGAAACCGGACTTCGGCCCGCCTCGACTCCATCAGAGTGCGGGAGCGATGGCAATCGGCGCGCGTCCTCCCCTGATTGCCTACAATGTGAACCTGTGCTCCAGAGATGTTGATACAGCCCTGTCCATTGCTCGGGTCATCCGACATTCAAGTGGAGGATTGCTCCATCTGAAGGCGATCGGCGTCGAGTTAACCAGCCGCGGCATGGTCCAAATTGCGATGAATTTGACCGATTACCAAGTCACTCCGATCCACACCGCATTTCAGGCAGTCAAGACCGAAGCCGAAAAGCGTGGCATAGAGGTGACTGGAAGTGAACTGGTCGGATTGGTCCCCCAGATAGCGTTGGACCAAGCTGCAGCTGCTTCCTTGAAGCTGGACCGATTCGATTCCAGACAGATACTGGAAACACGGATAGCTGAAACGATGCTGAGAAAAGCCGAGGCCGAACCAACCTTATCGGGCTTTCTCGCCGCAATAGCGGAAGCCAAACCAACACCAGCCGGCGGCAGCGTAGCCGCGCTCGTCGGGGCCTTGGCTGCCTCATTGGGAGTGATGGGCGCCCGCCTAAGCCAGCAATCGGACAGCACCGTCCGCCTCCTTGAATTGAGTCGGCAACTTCATCGGCTTATCCAGGAAGATAGTGACGCTTACAGTAGACTCAGTGATGCCTACAAAATCCCTAGACCTCATCCTGACTGGCCTCGCGCAATTTCTATGGCGCTGCAACGGGCCACAGAGATACCCTTGGAAATCGCGGAGGTGGCTTGCGAGGTGGGACGGTATCTTCATGCGTTGCGCGAGAAGGTGAAGCCTGCTGTCCGTTCAGATCTCACCGTAGGTCTCACCATGGCCATTGCGGCATCGCAGGCCGGTCTCTCCACAGCCAATACAAACATTAATGCTCTTATAAATCATAAAGTTATGAATACTTTCCAAGCCAAAATGGCAAAAGCCACCGCTAATCTTGATGAACTGAAGGGGTTATGCTAG
- a CDS encoding putative Sulfurtransferase TusA, which produces MMQADIKLDTLGYFCPMPIILTSKKIKELALGQVLEVISDDEGIKKDMPAWCETTGHQMMGMEEEQAKSGRIYKAFVKKTK; this is translated from the coding sequence ATGATGCAAGCCGATATCAAACTCGATACCTTGGGGTACTTCTGCCCAATGCCGATCATCCTGACGTCCAAAAAAATAAAGGAGCTGGCACTAGGGCAAGTGTTGGAAGTCATTTCCGATGATGAAGGCATCAAGAAAGACATGCCTGCATGGTGTGAAACCACGGGTCATCAAATGATGGGAATGGAAGAGGAACAGGCGAAGTCAGGCCGGATCTACAAGGCGTTCGTTAAAAAGACAAAATAG
- a CDS encoding Rieske iron-sulfur protein, with translation MIQHPSPASPEVIASRSAPLFGFWYPAVPSHTLRSGTMKGLQMLGLPIVLCRDRAGRLAAMRDICPHRGMPLSFGRFDGDRVECPYHGWQFDTKGRCQRIPALPDEPILKTDKIGVVSYPAEETDGMIWLYLADERGNIDPLPPAPRMPFPSEPRQSFHISLMYTCTADDGIIGLIDPVHGPYVHSWWRSDAQMHEKTKIFEPIPNGFRMTAHRPAKNSGPFHWMERIYGGPLTTTIDFLLPNQRVEFMQCGTAWLANRLMATPVSEMECRIDFSAYWRGLHWLPFGNLIFRTLTKMFLGQDERAMKHLAVGLRHKPSSMFLGDADMPAKWYYKLKAAHLESVQTGRPFEHPLKERVTLRWRS, from the coding sequence ATGATTCAACACCCATCACCGGCATCGCCTGAAGTCATCGCGTCTAGGAGCGCTCCCCTCTTTGGGTTTTGGTATCCGGCTGTGCCGAGCCATACCCTGCGTTCCGGGACGATGAAGGGGCTTCAGATGTTGGGGCTACCGATCGTGCTGTGCCGCGATCGGGCAGGGAGGCTGGCGGCTATGCGTGACATCTGCCCGCATCGAGGCATGCCGTTATCGTTCGGCCGATTCGACGGCGATCGAGTGGAATGTCCCTATCATGGATGGCAGTTCGATACGAAGGGGCGTTGTCAGCGCATTCCTGCTCTACCAGATGAGCCCATTTTGAAGACCGACAAAATCGGGGTTGTTTCCTATCCGGCCGAGGAAACCGATGGCATGATTTGGTTATATCTCGCGGATGAACGGGGGAACATCGATCCATTGCCTCCGGCTCCGCGCATGCCGTTCCCGTCTGAACCTCGACAATCGTTCCACATTTCGTTGATGTACACCTGTACGGCCGACGATGGCATCATCGGTCTGATCGATCCGGTCCATGGCCCCTACGTCCATTCCTGGTGGCGTAGCGATGCGCAAATGCACGAGAAGACGAAAATCTTCGAGCCGATCCCAAACGGTTTTCGGATGACCGCTCACCGGCCGGCGAAGAACAGCGGCCCGTTTCATTGGATGGAGCGCATCTATGGCGGTCCCTTAACCACAACCATCGATTTCTTACTGCCGAATCAACGGGTGGAGTTCATGCAATGTGGAACGGCATGGCTAGCCAACCGATTGATGGCTACGCCTGTGTCAGAGATGGAATGTCGCATCGATTTTTCTGCCTATTGGCGTGGCCTGCATTGGTTGCCGTTTGGGAATCTGATCTTTCGAACGTTGACGAAAATGTTTCTGGGGCAGGACGAACGAGCGATGAAACACCTTGCGGTGGGGCTGCGTCACAAGCCCTCTTCGATGTTTCTCGGCGATGCCGACATGCCGGCCAAATGGTACTACAAACTCAAGGCAGCCCATCTCGAATCGGTTCAGACCGGACGACCCTTTGAGCATCCGCTCAAAGAACGAGTGACGCTCCGGTGGCGTAGCTGA
- a CDS encoding hypothetical protein (conserved exported protein of unknown function) — protein MRLIKTVYLSAAIFAVASTASAFDDSSPGSATTWECHQADGTDLYTNKEKDGCSVLALKPISVVPDLENMPTAPRSITASTPHYQASPYRDRTAGEGGNTVPDWARDWHAGIAPSGSVQQEACSLYSEWMHLVQKTRGGFYFGSDLSYGGDITGRNQRGPSYSFYDNARYIALSRLFGTGFVPVGCF, from the coding sequence ATGCGACTGATCAAAACCGTGTATCTTTCAGCAGCGATCTTCGCGGTTGCCTCCACAGCCTCGGCCTTCGATGACTCGTCACCCGGAAGCGCTACTACCTGGGAATGTCACCAAGCAGACGGTACCGATCTGTATACGAACAAAGAAAAGGATGGTTGTTCTGTTTTGGCCCTCAAGCCGATTTCTGTTGTGCCTGATTTGGAGAACATGCCAACGGCTCCTCGCTCCATCACCGCCAGTACACCCCACTACCAGGCATCTCCCTATCGGGACCGTACCGCTGGGGAGGGAGGGAATACGGTTCCGGATTGGGCGCGTGACTGGCACGCAGGTATTGCGCCATCCGGCTCTGTTCAGCAGGAAGCTTGCTCACTCTACTCCGAATGGATGCATCTTGTGCAGAAGACCCGCGGAGGCTTTTACTTTGGGTCTGATCTGTCCTATGGGGGAGACATTACCGGGCGTAACCAACGCGGGCCAAGCTACTCCTTCTACGATAATGCTCGTTACATTGCCTTGTCGAGGCTCTTCGGTACGGGATTTGTGCCGGTAGGGTGTTTCTAA
- a CDS encoding hypothetical protein (conserved protein of unknown function) yields the protein MDWLLSLVQQYVSTETLVALTALSVVFFVGSLIAIPFILVRLPTDFFDTRVPRRWMEDHHPVLRLLGHVVKNVVGAIFLFAGFLMLFLPGQGILTMLIGVTMLDFPGKRKLEARMIGQPAVLNTINNMRQKFGKPPLTIAPQP from the coding sequence ATGGATTGGCTGCTTTCGTTGGTTCAGCAGTATGTCTCAACCGAAACCCTCGTAGCCCTGACGGCGCTCTCGGTTGTCTTTTTTGTCGGATCGTTGATTGCCATCCCGTTCATCCTCGTCCGGCTTCCGACCGATTTCTTTGACACTCGTGTTCCGCGCCGCTGGATGGAAGACCATCACCCGGTGCTTCGGCTATTGGGCCACGTGGTGAAAAACGTGGTCGGAGCCATTTTTCTGTTCGCCGGTTTCTTGATGCTGTTCTTACCTGGCCAGGGCATTCTCACAATGTTGATCGGTGTAACCATGCTGGACTTTCCCGGGAAGCGAAAATTGGAAGCGAGAATGATCGGCCAACCAGCTGTCTTGAACACCATCAACAATATGCGCCAGAAGTTCGGGAAACCGCCTCTCACGATCGCGCCGCAACCGTGA
- a CDS encoding hypothetical protein (conserved protein of unknown function) — translation MSIPPKFVIFAHNATYDKLHQVATLGMTAAAMGKDVIVVLLFWTIKKLAEGKIDQIDFPPEYAESAEEVARLLKEKKVPKISEMFQDAKHVGKLRLIACSAGLEYMGVDAGAVEKNVDEVLGLPAILSLTAEAETKLFI, via the coding sequence ATGTCGATACCACCAAAGTTTGTCATCTTCGCTCACAACGCCACGTACGATAAGCTGCACCAAGTCGCGACGCTCGGAATGACGGCTGCGGCAATGGGTAAAGACGTGATCGTCGTCTTGTTATTCTGGACGATCAAAAAACTCGCTGAAGGCAAGATCGATCAGATTGATTTTCCACCGGAATATGCTGAATCGGCCGAAGAGGTTGCTCGGTTGCTCAAAGAGAAGAAGGTACCGAAGATCTCAGAAATGTTTCAGGATGCCAAGCATGTCGGGAAGCTTCGGCTCATCGCCTGCAGCGCCGGATTGGAATATATGGGCGTGGATGCGGGTGCGGTCGAAAAGAATGTTGATGAGGTCCTTGGCTTGCCGGCCATCCTTTCACTGACCGCTGAAGCCGAAACGAAATTGTTTATTTGA